A portion of the Bacteroides faecium genome contains these proteins:
- the pbpC gene encoding penicillin-binding protein 1C: protein MISIYKFFKRLSVFRKVMLGILTFLLIGYIFCLPRQLFHVPYSTVVTDRNDELLGARIASDGQWRFPPRETTPEKIKQCLITFEDKHFYHHWGVNPLSVGRAIYQNTKHKRIISGGSTLTMQTIRLARNESRTFGEKVIEMIWATRLEFRASKEEILSMYVSHAPFGGNVVGLDAAAWRYFGHSAEDLSWAESAMLAVLPNAPAMIHLSKGRKMLLSKRNRLLKQLLEKKIIDSSTYELAITEPLPDEPHPLPQIAPHLVSRFYKERNGQYTRSTIDRGMQTHIEELAERWSNEFNRSDIRNLAVLVIDIPANQVIAYCGNVHFDRKQGGNQVDVIQAPRSTGSILKPFLYYAMLQEGSLLPDMLLPDIPININGFTPQNFSMQYEGAVPASEALARSLNIPAVTMLQKYGVPKFHNFLQQTGFKTITRSSSHYGLSLILGGAEATLWNVTNAYAQMGQSLIPHPDSKLSEKKESVMIMAKGEEKEEENETIQKGTQKNFIWDKGAVWQTFDALKEVNRPEEIDWKSIPSMQTIAWKTGTSYGFRDAWAVGVTPRYAVGVWVGNATGEGKPGLVGAQTAGPVLFDIFNYLPASSWFERPTGVFVDAEVCRQSGHLKGRFCEETDTILILPAGLRTDACPYHHLITLSADEKHRVYENCANTEPTLQKSWFTLPPVWEWYYKQHHPEYSPLPPFKAGCGEDTFQPMQFIYPPINAHIKLPKQLDGSKGFMTVELAHNDPNATLFWHLDDTYLTQTQDFHKISLQPAPGKHSLTAVDGEGNTVSTTFFIE, encoded by the coding sequence ATGATTTCTATCTATAAATTCTTCAAACGATTATCTGTATTCAGGAAAGTAATGCTTGGCATCCTTACTTTCCTGCTGATTGGATATATATTTTGTCTTCCCCGGCAACTGTTTCATGTCCCCTATTCTACTGTCGTCACCGACCGTAACGATGAATTGCTGGGAGCACGCATTGCTTCCGACGGGCAGTGGCGGTTTCCCCCACGCGAGACAACACCGGAGAAAATCAAACAATGTCTCATAACATTTGAAGACAAGCATTTCTATCACCATTGGGGTGTCAATCCGTTGTCTGTCGGAAGAGCTATCTATCAGAACACCAAGCACAAACGTATTATCAGTGGTGGAAGTACACTGACTATGCAAACCATCCGTCTTGCCCGGAATGAATCGAGGACTTTCGGAGAGAAAGTTATCGAAATGATTTGGGCTACCCGGCTCGAATTCCGGGCTTCCAAAGAAGAAATCTTATCCATGTATGTATCTCATGCACCTTTCGGCGGCAATGTAGTAGGACTGGATGCAGCAGCCTGGCGGTATTTCGGGCATTCGGCGGAAGACCTGTCATGGGCGGAATCTGCCATGCTTGCCGTACTTCCCAATGCTCCCGCTATGATTCATCTATCCAAAGGACGGAAGATGCTGCTTTCCAAACGAAACCGATTATTGAAACAACTCCTGGAAAAGAAAATCATAGATTCATCGACCTATGAACTGGCTATTACCGAACCGCTTCCCGACGAGCCGCATCCTCTTCCGCAGATAGCTCCCCATTTGGTCAGCCGTTTTTATAAGGAGAGAAACGGACAATATACCCGTTCTACCATCGACCGGGGAATGCAGACTCACATAGAGGAGTTAGCAGAACGTTGGAGCAATGAGTTCAACCGGAGTGATATTCGTAATTTGGCTGTTCTAGTGATTGATATACCCGCCAATCAGGTGATAGCTTATTGTGGGAATGTACATTTCGACCGAAAGCAGGGTGGCAATCAAGTTGACGTGATTCAAGCTCCCAGGAGTACAGGCAGTATTTTAAAACCTTTTCTATATTATGCCATGTTGCAGGAAGGTTCTTTATTGCCCGATATGTTATTGCCGGATATACCTATTAATATAAACGGCTTTACTCCTCAGAATTTCAGCATGCAATATGAAGGAGCTGTCCCGGCTTCGGAAGCGCTTGCCCGTTCATTGAATATTCCCGCCGTGACGATGCTGCAAAAATATGGAGTACCTAAGTTTCATAATTTCCTGCAACAGACCGGATTCAAGACAATCACCCGGTCTTCGTCTCATTATGGATTATCTTTAATTTTAGGGGGAGCGGAAGCGACCTTATGGAATGTGACGAATGCCTATGCCCAAATGGGACAGAGCCTCATTCCTCACCCGGATTCAAAGCTCTCTGAAAAGAAAGAATCTGTGATGATAATGGCGAAAGGAGAAGAGAAAGAAGAAGAAAACGAAACTATTCAGAAAGGTACTCAGAAGAATTTCATTTGGGACAAAGGCGCTGTGTGGCAAACATTCGATGCCCTGAAAGAAGTCAATCGTCCCGAAGAAATCGACTGGAAATCTATCCCGTCCATGCAAACCATTGCCTGGAAGACAGGAACCAGTTATGGATTCCGGGATGCCTGGGCAGTCGGGGTCACCCCTCGCTATGCAGTCGGGGTATGGGTAGGAAATGCAACCGGTGAAGGAAAGCCGGGACTGGTCGGTGCGCAAACGGCAGGCCCCGTATTATTTGATATATTCAATTATCTTCCTGCTTCATCCTGGTTTGAACGCCCGACCGGTGTTTTTGTGGATGCAGAAGTATGCCGCCAGTCAGGGCATTTGAAAGGTAGATTCTGCGAAGAAACGGACACAATCCTTATTCTTCCTGCCGGACTGCGCACGGACGCTTGCCCCTACCATCATCTAATCACATTATCCGCCGACGAAAAGCACCGTGTCTATGAGAACTGTGCCAACACAGAACCTACCCTTCAAAAGTCATGGTTTACCCTTCCCCCCGTATGGGAATGGTATTATAAGCAACACCATCCCGAATACAGCCCCCTCCCCCCTTTCAAAGCAGGTTGCGGGGAAGACACTTTCCAGCCTATGCAATTCATCTATCCCCCGATAAATGCGCACATCAAATTGCCGAAACAACTGGACGGCAGCAAAGGATTCATGACCGTCGAATTGGCACACAACGACCCCAATGCCACCTTATTCTGGCATCTCGATGACACCTATCTGACGCAAACGCAGGATTTCCACAAGATTTCCCTGCAACCCGCTCCCGGAAAACATTCTTTGACAGCAGTAGACGGGGAAGGCAATACAGTTTCCACTACTTTCTTCATTGAGTGA
- a CDS encoding alpha-2-macroglobulin family protein, with translation MGQIKTRCSSIATGLFFFLMMIVSFSACTHSQKDIIPSAEYAPYVNAYTGGVISQGSTIRIELTHDQPMVDMNNELKDNPFSFSPSLKGKAYWVSNNTIEFVPEEGTLKPGAFYEGTFQLGDFIEVDKQLKEFNFSFRVQERNFTIHTEPVTITATQPDEVSIKGEIRFSDVVKKEEVEKMLTAGNGKSKNYPVEVTSTDNSTRYEFNINRIPRETEDYQLEIKANGKPARIDRTQSEEILIPAKDSFRFLTAERIDQPENGIEIVFSTPVSNTQDLKGLIEIPEVSSSITQIKDNKVFIYFETNKVNKLTLNIHEGVKSNQDQTLGTSHSISFSELNLKPQVEMSTSAAILPDSKSLIIPFRAVNLYAVDLSVIRIFENNVLMFMQSNSLASANELRRSGRLVYKKTLWLGKDSSKDVHRWEDYSIDLAGLIHQEPGAIYRVVLSFRQEYSAYPCGGNDNQEMKFADSASDGLTKVSGSVLSEEDEAMWNVPEAYYYYYGATMDWSLYRWRERDNPCHPSYYMESNRTASCNVFASNLGMIVKKNSLNNLWIAVSNILDTKPVGKAQVTVYNFQLQVIGKGETNGEGLAEIAPKGAPFIVVAESDKQKAYVRVVDGEEQSVSRFDVGGKDIQKGLKGFIYGERGVWRPGDTLHISFILEDREKRIPDKHPVALEIYNPKGQFYTKMISTQGMNGFYTFDVPTQADDPTGLWNAYVKVGGTTFHKGLRIETIKPNRLKITLALPRVLQATDKEFYAPLTSAWLTGATASRLKTKVEMSLSRVNTQFKNYGQYIFNNPATDFSTIKTDVFDGVLDAEGRAGVTLKLPVATNAPGMLNASFITRVFEPGGDASIYTQSVPFSPFTSYVGINLNQPKGKYIETDKDHVFDVVTVNPEGKPVSRSNLEYKIYRISWSWWWENSDESFSSYINSSSITPVASGNLQTNGGKASFKFRVDYPSWGRYLVYVKDKESGHATGGTIYVDWPDWRGRSSKSDPSGIKMLAFSLNKDSYEIGETATAIIPAAAGGRALVSIENGSTVLKQEWIEVSNQGDTKYSFKVTPEMAPNVYLHISLLQPHAQTVNDLPIRMYGVVPVFVTNNQTILQPQIQMPEVLRPETSFNVTVSEKSGKPMTYTLAIVDDGLLDLTNFKTPDPWNDFYSREALGIRTWDMYDNVLGASAGSYSSLFSTGGDASLKPADAKANRFKPVVKFIGPFYLGKGKHETHTLKLPMYVGSVRAMVVAGQDGAYGNAEKTSYVRTPLMLLSTLPRVLSIQEEITVPVNIFAMENQVKNVTVSIQATGGGVQIVGSPQQSLTFNQPGDQLAFFTLKTGSKTGKATIHLTASGGGQQTKETIEIEVRNPNPIVTLRNSQWVESGQSGELSYSLAGSSDDNHIQLEVSRIPSVDISRRFDFLYNYQHHCTEQLTSKALPLLFVSQFKAVDEQEAEKIKTNVQEAIRQIYARQLPNGGFIYWPGNAVADEWISSYTGMFLTLAQEKGYAVHSNVLNKWKRFQRAAAQNWRMPQDASGWQQWQSELMQAFRLYTLALAGAPEYGAMNRMKEQQGLSIQAKWRLAAAYALTGKMKPAEELVYNAETTVIPYSSMNLIYGSSDRDEAMILETLILMNRERDALQQAKKVSRNLSQENWFSTQSTAFALMAMGRLAEKLSGTLDFTWTWNGKQQPAVKSAKAVFEKEISTSPKSGTISIKNQGKGALGVDIITRTQLLNDTLPAISDNIRMDIRYADMNGTPISIDDIRQGTDFIAIAAISNISGTSDYINLALTHIIPSGWEIYNERMLVADTENAASATSTPRNSVSKYSYQDIRDDRVLTYFNLRRGETKVFTVRLQATYAGNFILPAIQCEAMYDATVQARSKAGRTTVSK, from the coding sequence ATGGGACAAATTAAAACTAGATGTAGCAGCATTGCTACCGGATTATTCTTCTTTTTAATGATGATTGTGAGTTTTTCCGCATGTACGCACAGTCAAAAAGACATTATCCCTTCCGCAGAATATGCGCCATACGTTAACGCTTATACAGGTGGAGTTATTTCACAAGGCTCGACCATACGCATCGAACTGACGCACGACCAGCCAATGGTGGATATGAACAATGAATTGAAAGATAATCCGTTCAGTTTCTCGCCCTCATTGAAAGGAAAAGCATATTGGGTCAGCAATAATACCATTGAATTTGTTCCGGAAGAAGGTACACTGAAACCGGGAGCATTTTATGAGGGGACTTTCCAACTCGGAGATTTTATTGAAGTCGATAAGCAGCTGAAGGAGTTCAACTTCTCATTCCGGGTGCAGGAGCGTAACTTTACTATCCATACAGAACCTGTAACGATCACAGCTACCCAACCCGATGAAGTAAGCATAAAAGGAGAAATACGTTTCAGTGATGTAGTGAAGAAAGAAGAGGTGGAGAAAATGCTGACAGCCGGCAATGGGAAAAGCAAAAACTATCCGGTAGAAGTTACTTCCACCGACAACTCCACCCGTTATGAATTCAATATCAACCGGATTCCACGAGAGACGGAAGATTACCAACTGGAGATAAAGGCAAACGGGAAACCCGCACGGATCGACCGGACACAAAGCGAAGAGATTCTAATTCCGGCAAAAGACAGTTTCCGCTTTCTGACTGCCGAACGCATTGACCAACCGGAGAATGGGATTGAAATCGTATTCTCCACTCCTGTATCCAACACACAAGACTTGAAAGGACTGATTGAGATACCGGAAGTATCTTCCTCTATCACTCAAATTAAGGACAACAAAGTATTTATCTATTTCGAAACGAACAAGGTTAATAAACTGACTTTAAATATCCATGAAGGAGTAAAAAGCAATCAGGATCAGACTTTAGGAACTTCACATTCTATCTCGTTCAGTGAACTGAATCTGAAGCCACAAGTAGAAATGTCTACTTCGGCTGCCATTCTCCCCGATTCGAAAAGCCTGATTATCCCGTTCCGGGCTGTCAATCTGTATGCGGTGGATTTGAGCGTGATCCGTATTTTCGAGAATAATGTATTGATGTTCATGCAGAGCAATTCACTGGCTTCTGCCAATGAGTTGCGCCGTTCGGGACGATTGGTTTATAAGAAAACATTGTGGCTGGGCAAAGATTCATCCAAAGACGTTCACCGTTGGGAAGATTACTCGATAGACCTTGCCGGACTGATTCATCAGGAGCCGGGTGCTATCTACCGGGTTGTTTTATCTTTCCGGCAAGAGTATTCGGCTTATCCTTGCGGTGGAAATGATAATCAGGAAATGAAGTTTGCCGACAGTGCTTCCGATGGTTTGACAAAAGTCAGCGGAAGTGTTTTATCGGAAGAAGATGAAGCAATGTGGAATGTTCCCGAAGCTTATTATTACTATTACGGTGCAACAATGGACTGGAGCTTGTACCGATGGAGAGAGCGGGATAATCCTTGCCATCCATCTTACTATATGGAGTCGAACCGGACAGCATCCTGCAATGTCTTTGCTTCCAATTTGGGAATGATAGTGAAGAAAAACTCCCTGAATAATTTATGGATTGCAGTCAGCAATATTTTGGATACCAAACCGGTCGGAAAAGCACAAGTCACCGTTTACAACTTCCAGTTGCAAGTGATAGGCAAAGGGGAAACAAACGGAGAAGGCCTGGCAGAAATCGCTCCGAAAGGCGCACCTTTTATTGTCGTGGCAGAATCGGACAAGCAAAAAGCTTATGTACGTGTGGTAGACGGAGAAGAACAGTCCGTCAGCCGGTTCGATGTGGGCGGAAAAGATATTCAGAAAGGGTTGAAGGGATTTATATACGGTGAAAGAGGTGTATGGCGACCGGGAGATACCTTGCATATATCCTTCATCCTGGAAGACCGTGAAAAAAGAATACCGGACAAGCATCCGGTAGCACTGGAGATTTACAATCCGAAAGGACAGTTCTATACCAAGATGATTTCGACACAGGGAATGAACGGCTTCTACACCTTTGATGTCCCGACTCAAGCCGATGACCCCACCGGACTTTGGAATGCATACGTAAAAGTAGGCGGAACTACTTTCCATAAAGGGTTGCGCATTGAAACGATAAAGCCTAACCGGCTCAAAATAACACTGGCACTGCCCAGAGTACTTCAGGCAACGGACAAAGAATTTTATGCTCCGCTTACTTCCGCATGGTTGACAGGAGCAACCGCTTCACGCCTGAAAACCAAAGTAGAAATGTCATTGTCCAGAGTTAACACACAATTCAAGAACTACGGACAATATATCTTCAATAATCCGGCTACGGATTTCTCAACCATCAAAACGGATGTATTCGATGGTGTGCTCGATGCGGAAGGAAGAGCGGGAGTTACTCTGAAACTACCGGTGGCAACCAATGCGCCGGGTATGTTGAACGCTTCTTTCATTACCCGTGTATTTGAACCGGGCGGAGACGCGAGCATATACACACAAAGCGTTCCTTTCTCACCGTTCACATCGTATGTGGGTATCAACCTGAATCAGCCGAAAGGGAAATACATTGAAACGGATAAAGACCATGTATTTGACGTTGTTACTGTAAATCCTGAAGGAAAACCGGTAAGCCGTTCGAATTTGGAATATAAAATATACCGTATCAGTTGGAGCTGGTGGTGGGAGAACAGTGACGAATCTTTCAGCTCATATATAAACAGCAGTTCCATCACTCCGGTAGCCAGTGGAAACCTGCAAACCAACGGTGGAAAGGCTTCCTTCAAGTTCCGTGTCGATTATCCGAGTTGGGGACGTTATCTCGTATATGTGAAAGATAAAGAGAGCGGACACGCCACCGGTGGTACAATCTATGTAGACTGGCCGGATTGGAGAGGACGTTCAAGCAAATCTGACCCCAGCGGTATCAAAATGCTTGCATTCTCACTGAATAAGGATTCTTACGAAATAGGCGAAACAGCTACAGCCATTATCCCCGCAGCAGCCGGTGGTCGTGCGTTGGTATCCATCGAAAACGGTTCGACGGTACTTAAACAGGAATGGATAGAGGTATCCAATCAGGGAGATACGAAATATAGCTTTAAGGTTACGCCGGAAATGGCACCGAACGTATATTTGCACATCAGCCTGTTGCAACCTCATGCACAAACGGTCAATGACTTGCCGATTCGTATGTATGGTGTTGTCCCGGTATTCGTGACTAACAACCAGACTATACTGCAACCGCAGATACAGATGCCGGAAGTGTTGCGACCGGAAACGAGTTTCAATGTCACCGTCAGCGAAAAGAGCGGGAAGCCGATGACTTATACATTGGCTATCGTGGACGACGGTTTGCTGGATTTAACGAACTTCAAAACTCCCGACCCCTGGAACGACTTCTATTCACGTGAAGCACTCGGCATCCGGACATGGGATATGTATGATAATGTATTGGGAGCTTCCGCAGGAAGTTACAGTTCTCTATTCAGTACAGGTGGCGACGCTTCATTGAAGCCGGCGGATGCCAAAGCGAACCGTTTCAAACCGGTTGTTAAATTCATAGGGCCTTTCTATTTGGGCAAAGGCAAGCACGAGACACATACGTTGAAGTTGCCGATGTATGTAGGTTCGGTACGTGCCATGGTAGTGGCAGGACAGGACGGAGCTTATGGCAATGCGGAAAAGACGTCTTATGTACGGACACCGTTAATGCTGCTGTCTACTTTACCGCGCGTACTTAGTATTCAAGAGGAGATTACCGTTCCGGTAAATATCTTTGCCATGGAAAATCAGGTGAAGAATGTTACAGTATCTATCCAGGCTACCGGTGGCGGTGTTCAGATTGTCGGTTCTCCGCAACAGTCACTGACCTTCAATCAGCCGGGCGACCAACTTGCTTTCTTTACATTAAAGACGGGCAGCAAGACGGGAAAAGCAACCATCCATCTTACAGCAAGCGGCGGCGGACAGCAGACGAAAGAAACCATTGAAATAGAAGTACGCAACCCGAACCCGATTGTGACATTACGCAACAGCCAATGGGTAGAGAGCGGACAGAGCGGGGAACTGTCATACAGCCTTGCCGGCTCTTCCGACGATAATCATATCCAACTGGAAGTTTCCCGTATTCCATCGGTAGACATCAGCCGTCGATTCGACTTCTTGTACAACTACCAGCACCATTGCACGGAGCAGTTGACTTCCAAAGCCCTGCCACTCTTATTCGTCTCCCAATTCAAAGCGGTGGACGAGCAGGAAGCAGAGAAAATAAAAACAAATGTGCAGGAAGCCATCCGTCAGATTTATGCCCGCCAACTTCCGAACGGCGGATTTATCTATTGGCCGGGAAATGCCGTTGCAGACGAATGGATTAGTTCATATACAGGAATGTTTCTCACGCTGGCACAAGAGAAAGGCTATGCCGTTCACTCCAATGTATTGAATAAGTGGAAACGTTTCCAACGTGCGGCGGCTCAAAACTGGCGCATGCCGCAGGATGCAAGTGGCTGGCAACAATGGCAGTCGGAATTGATGCAGGCTTTCCGCCTATATACTTTGGCATTGGCAGGTGCACCGGAATACGGAGCAATGAACAGGATGAAAGAGCAACAAGGATTGTCTATCCAGGCAAAATGGAGACTGGCAGCCGCCTATGCTTTAACAGGCAAGATGAAACCTGCCGAGGAACTAGTGTACAATGCCGAGACTACCGTTATCCCCTATTCTTCGATGAATCTGATTTACGGTTCATCCGACCGGGATGAAGCGATGATTCTGGAAACATTGATTCTGATGAACCGCGAACGGGATGCGCTTCAACAGGCGAAGAAAGTCTCACGGAATCTATCACAAGAGAACTGGTTCAGCACTCAATCCACCGCCTTCGCCCTTATGGCAATGGGACGGTTGGCTGAAAAGTTATCAGGTACATTGGATTTCACATGGACATGGAACGGCAAACAACAACCTGCGGTAAAATCTGCCAAGGCTGTATTTGAGAAAGAGATTTCCACTTCCCCGAAATCCGGTACAATTTCGATAAAGAATCAAGGCAAGGGAGCACTGGGCGTAGATATTATCACACGTACACAGTTGCTGAATGATACGCTACCGGCTATTTCGGACAATATCCGGATGGATATAAGATATGCAGACATGAACGGTACGCCTATATCAATAGATGATATCAGGCAAGGTACTGATTTTATCGCTATTGCCGCCATATCCAATATCAGTGGCACTTCGGACTATATCAACCTGGCACTGACGCATATCATACCGTCCGGATGGGAGATATACAATGAACGAATGTTGGTTGCTGATACAGAGAACGCCGCCAGTGCAACCAGCACTCCAAGAAACTCAGTCAGCAAGTATTCCTATCAGGATATTCGCGACGACCGTGTATTGACTTATTTCAATCTACGCCGTGGAGAAACGAAAGTGTTTACAGTCAGGCTGCAAGCCACTTATGCAGGTAACTTTATCCTTCCGGCTATTCAATGCGAAGCCATGTATGACGCAACCGTGCAGGCACGAAGCAAAGCGGGAAGAACGACGGTGAGCAAGTAA
- a CDS encoding FKBP-type peptidyl-prolyl cis-trans isomerase produces MGKKKEYKEANRRFLKKLAFQEGVSALPGGIYYKVLETGEGTISPGARSIVTVHYTGSLIDGRIFDNSYERNCPDALRLSDVIEGWQVALQKMHVGDKWIIYIPYTLGYGNKNTDSIPAYSTLVFEVELLAVA; encoded by the coding sequence ATGGGAAAAAAGAAAGAATACAAAGAAGCTAACCGCCGATTCCTGAAAAAATTGGCTTTTCAAGAAGGTGTTTCCGCATTGCCGGGTGGTATCTATTATAAAGTTTTGGAGACTGGTGAAGGTACGATTTCTCCGGGTGCGCGGAGTATTGTCACCGTGCATTATACGGGAAGTCTGATTGACGGCCGGATATTTGATAATTCTTATGAGCGCAATTGTCCGGATGCCTTGCGTCTTAGTGATGTGATAGAAGGTTGGCAGGTGGCACTTCAAAAAATGCACGTTGGTGATAAATGGATCATTTATATACCTTATACACTGGGATACGGTAATAAAAATACTGATTCTATACCGGCTTACTCAACATTGGTATTCGAAGTGGAACTATTGGCTGTTGCATAA
- a CDS encoding LytTR family DNA-binding domain-containing protein, translating into MDNKETHTEHCNHTIVEKNQENIFLYTTITGNLQLVHLEEIGYFRYNSKSKLWEVVLYNKHTLLLKRNTNSQKILNLHPCLVQISQSYIINITYLSSIEDNNCLLLSPFSNSETLQVSKTFLKKLKERYPCL; encoded by the coding sequence ATGGACAATAAAGAGACACACACCGAGCATTGTAATCATACAATCGTCGAAAAAAATCAAGAGAACATTTTCTTATACACTACTATTACCGGAAATTTGCAACTGGTTCATTTAGAAGAAATCGGTTACTTCCGCTATAACTCCAAAAGTAAATTGTGGGAAGTTGTATTGTATAATAAGCACACCTTACTATTAAAGAGAAATACAAACTCACAGAAAATACTGAACTTGCATCCTTGTTTGGTTCAGATTAGCCAGTCTTATATTATCAATATTACTTATCTGTCATCAATTGAAGATAACAACTGTCTATTACTTTCTCCCTTCAGCAACTCAGAAACTCTGCAAGTAAGCAAAACCTTTTTGAAAAAGCTGAAAGAAAGATATCCTTGTCTCTGA